In one Heterodontus francisci isolate sHetFra1 chromosome 18, sHetFra1.hap1, whole genome shotgun sequence genomic region, the following are encoded:
- the LOC137379581 gene encoding parathyroid hormone-related protein-like, giving the protein MANTRRLFDQLSFAIFLLCCSMPTYGKPVDEISIIQKRSVSEHQFMHDKSRSIQELQRRIWLHNVMGELHTAEGRGMAHSQPSRNPKHPATWPDSGDLAVLLIKLAANSSNNEGTKTPLEQLQETNKPGPFKYQNAKKNGKRKKQGKNNKRKAQRGREEKSRRHTRSAGSEVRDPGSGSDSEPLPTAAYGRLWH; this is encoded by the exons ATGGCGAACACAAGGAGATTGTTTGACCAGCTAAGCTTTGCAATATTTCTCCTGTGTTGTTCAATGCCCACATATGGAAAGCCAGTGGATGAAATCTCCATTAtaca GAAGAGGTCTGTCTCGGAGCACCAGTTCATGCATGACAAGAGCAGGTCTATCCAGGAGCTGCAGAGGCGGATCTGGCTGCACAACGTAATGGGCGAGCTGCACACAGCTGAGGGCCGGGGAATGGCTCACTCACAGCCGTCTCGCAACCCCAAACACCCGGCGACGTGGCCGGACTCGGGGGACCTGGCCGTGCTTCTCATCAAACTCGcagccaacagcagcaacaacgagGGCACCAAGACTCCGCTGGAACAGCTACAAGAGACCAACAAGCCCGGTCCTTTCAAATACCAGAACGCAAAGAAGAATGGCAAGAGGAAGAAGCAAGGGAAAAACAACAAGCGCAAAGCGCAGAGAGGTCGGGAGGAGAAGAGCAGAAGGCACACACGCTCTGCGGGTTCCGAAGTTAGGGATCCCGGCAGCGGATCCGACTCGGAGCCGCTCCCCACTGCCGCCTATGGACGGTTGTGGCACTAA